A single region of the Panulirus ornatus isolate Po-2019 chromosome 17, ASM3632096v1, whole genome shotgun sequence genome encodes:
- the LOC139754490 gene encoding uncharacterized protein, whose product TVNNSTNGSSRSSTIPASLTTASTTLIPSSSTTVASVKTTPTTVPTTSITSTTAAGSLQTTRTSVFTSFISSSTTAGAASVPSPTTAPATALPSIIRSAITSSSSSSTANGGHTSPLLTHNLPAYGPSAVITSPTIYVVVASTTSSPPTATTSSSTSSLSSEPDLSTSSPSTSPSFSAASPPSATATPSASVSSVTSSSSTASALSIASASFTTPNLSTSTLSSATGATPSTSSSSAVSTPSATSAATSVLPSSTTVSPSITYFPSASPVPSTKATLSRALTSSTTSNFSSTSSSGSSPTSTPPATSVPLGTSFPSTDSVPSFSSPSSAPASTASTTSVPPPTSFVASSTVTTSLSSTSDLPTTSTSPITSASSATSSPLTTSTLSISASTTSALLSTSTPNTTSTPNTTSTASTSSAPSTISAVSATPSSTTPTLSTILSSSTTPTPSTTPSSTTPTPSTIPSSSTTPTPSTTPSSTTPTLSTIPSSSTTRTPSTTPSSTTPTPSTIPSSSTAPTPSTSASSTTPTPSTTPSSSTTPTPSTIPSPSTPPTIPSPSTTPTSPTIPPPSSTPTPFTIPSSITPTPSTIPPSTTPTPSTTLSSTTPTPSTIPSPSTTPTSPTIPPPSTTPTPFTIPSSTTPTPPSTIPSPSTTPIPSTIPSSTIPSSITPTPSTIPSSTTPTPSTIPTPSTIPSPSTTPTSPTIPPPSTTPTPFTIPSSTTPTPSTTPSSTTPTPFTISSSTTPTPSTTPSSTTPTPSTIPSSTTPTPSTIPTHHSHPPYPLPPHHSHPPYHLLPPHQLHPHHQVCPLQQQLSSPPLSSTHQSSPSNQPPPSHQEPTPHQILQLNQLLPSHHLLPTSTATALILSPTSTHSTASTSTTTPNLSSSTVRTTSLSSTPTSPSTLLLSSTTNPSDTTISSSTSTSTKSTLSTTSHFSAVSNPSTTSTISASVPSITSTSSHASTPTVTSTSSTRSTPSTTSTPSAIKHMSTTSDFSHTTSTPSATQTPTGLPTASTTTNLPTNTITSTTSISSLVSTSSATSIPITKTSSLTSTSTPSSAPSTPSTSSNEQTPSTNLVFTTSNISTTSTLYTTSTFSTSTPSSSSSTLSTTPTPSTTHMPTTMQTSYTTQTPSTSPSTTQTPSTSPSTTQTSSCLTIHYTNAIHLTIHYTNAIHLTIHYTNAIHLTIHYTNAIYLTIHYTNVIHLTIHYTNVIHLTIHYTNVIHLTIYYTNTIYLTIHHTNAIHDTISAHYNN is encoded by the exons ACAGTCAACAACTCTACAAATGGTTCCAGTAGATCATCTACCATCCCGGCCTCTCTCACTACAGCATCTACTACACTCATTCCATCTTCATCAACAACAGTTGCTTCCGTTAAAACAACTCCAACAACAGTTCCTACAACATCCATAACATCCACGACAGCAGCAGGCTCCCTGCAAACAACAAGGACTTCAGTATTTACTTCTTTCATTTCGTCTTCAACTACAGCAGGTGCTGCTTCTGTACCATCACCAACTACAGCACCTGCTACAGCACTTCCATCCATCATAAGATCTgcaataacatcatcatcatcatcatcgacagCTAACGGTGGCCACACCTCACCATTACTGACTCACAATCTTCCTGCCTACGGGCCCTCAGCTGTCATCACATCACCAACCATATATGTTGTAGTCGCCTCCACTACATCAAGTCCCCCtactgctaccacatcctccagcACGTCGTCTTTGTCTTCAGAGCCAGATCTCTCCACATCATCGCCTTCCACCTCACCATCCTTCTCAGCCGCGTCACCTCCCTCGGCAACAGCAACTCCAAGTGCATCAGTTTCCTCAGTGACATCATCTTCCTCCACCGCATCAGCTCTCTCCATTGCATCAGCCTCTTTCACCACACCCAACCTCTCCACCTCAACACTTTCCTCAGCTACAGGAGCTACCCCCTCCACATCATCTTCCTCAGCGGTGTCCACGCCCTCGGCCACATCAGCTGCCACATCTGTATTACCTTCTTCAACCACAGTATCCCCTTCCATCACATACTTCCCCTCTGCCTCACCAGTGCCCTCAACCAAAGCAACTCTTTCCAGAGCGTTAACTTCCTCCACTACATCAAATTTCTCGTCTACATCATCTTCAGGTTCGTCACCTACATCAACCCCCCCAGCAACATCCGTGCCCTTGGGGACATCATTTCCCTCAACTGATTCAGTTCCCTCATTCTCATCGCCTTCCTCAGCTCCTGCATCAACTGCGTCAACCACATCAGTTCCCCCACCAACTTCATTTGTCGCATCATCAACTGTCACaacatctctctcctccacatcAGATCTCCCCACCACGTCAACTTCCCCCATAACTTCAGCTTCCTCTGCCACATCATCTCCATTAACTACGTCAACTCTTTCCATTAGTGCCTCTACCACATCAGCACTCTTGTCCACATCAACTCCAAACACCACCTCAACTCCAAACACCACCTCAACTGCCTCCACCTCATCAGCCCCGTCCACCATATCGGCTGTTTCCGCT acaccatcttccaccacaccaacactatccACCATACTATCTtcttccaccacaccaaccccatccaccacaccatcttccaccacaccaaccccatccaCCATACCATCTtcttccaccacaccaaccccatccaccacaccatcttccaccacaccaaccctatCCACCATACCATCTTCTTCCACCACACGaaccccatccaccacaccatcttccaccacaccaaccccatccaCCATACCATCTTCTTCCACCGCACCAACCCCATCCACCTCAGCatcttccaccacaccaaccccatccaccacaccatcttcttccaccacaccaaccccatccaCCATACCATCTCCTTCCACTCCACCCACCATACCAtccccttccaccacaccaacctcacccaccataccacccccttcctccacaccaaCCCCATTCACCATACCATCTTCCATCACACCGACCCCATCCACCataccaccttccaccacaccaaccccatccaccacactatcttccaccacaccaaccccatccaCCATACCATCtccttccaccacaccaacctcacccaccataccacccccttccaccacaccaaccccattcACCATACCatcttccaccacaccaaccc CCCCATCCACCATACCAtccccttccaccacaccaaTCCCATCCACCATACCATCTTCCACCATACCGTCTTCCATCACACCAACCCCATCCAccataccatcatccaccacaccaaccccatccaccataccaaccccatccaccatACCATCtccttccaccacaccaacctcacccaccataccacccccttccaccacaccaaccccattcACCATACCatcttccaccacaccaaccccatccaccacaccatcttccaccacaccaaccccattcaccatatcatcttccaccacaccaaccccatccaccacaccatcttccaccacaccaaccccatccaccataccatcttccaccacaccaaccccttcCACCAT TCCAACACACCATTCACATCCACCATACCCTCTTCCACCACACCATTCACATCCACCATACCATCTTCTTCCACCACACCAGCTTCATCCACATCATCAAGTGTGtccactgcagcagcagcttTCATCACCTCCACTCTCCTCAACACATCAATCATCTCCCTCAAATCAACCACCTCCATCACATCAAGAACCTACCCCACACCAAATCCTTCAACTAAATCAACTTCTGCCCTCACATCACCTCTTACCTACGTCAACCGCTACCGCATTAATTCTTTCCCCTACTTCAACTCACTCCACTGCATcgacttccaccaccacaccaaacctcTCGTCATCGACCGTCAGAACTACATCACTCTCTTCCACCCCAACATCTCCCTCTACCTTATTACTTTCTTCCACCACAAATCCCTCTGACACCACAATTTCTTCCTCCACATCGACTTCCACCAAATCAACTTTATCCACTACATCACATTTCTCTGCTGTATCGAATCCTTCTACCACATCAACTATATCTGCATCAGTCCCCTCTATAACATCAACGTCCTCACATGCATCAACTCCCACTGTCACATCAACTTCGTCCACCAGGTCAACTCCTTCCACTACTTCAACTCCCTCTGCCATAAAACACATGTCCACCACATCAGATTTTTCTCACACCACATCAACTCCCTCAGCCACACAAACTCCCACAGGTCTTCCCACCGCCTCAACGACAACAAATCTACCCACCAACACAATTACCTCCACCACATCAATATCCTCCCTCGTATCCACTTCTTCCGCCACATCAATTCCTATCACTAAAACTTCTTCACTGACATCAACTTCTACCCCTTCATCAGCACCCTCCACCCCATCAACTTCCTCCAATGAACAAACTCCTTCCACCAATTTAGTGTTTACCACATCAAACATCTCCACCACATCAACTCTCTACACTACCTCAACTTTCTCCACCTCAACGccctcctcatcatcttccaCTTTATCCACTACGccaactccctccaccacacacatgccAACCACCATGCAAACATCATACACCACACAAACgccatccacctcaccatccaccacacaaacaccatccacctcaccatccactacACAAACGTCATCCTGCCTCACCATCCATTACACAAACgccatccacctcaccatccactacACAAACGCtatccacctcaccatccactacACAAACGCtatccacctcaccatccactacACAAACGCCATCTACCTCACCATCCACTACACAAACGTcatccacctcaccatccactacacaaacgtcatccacctcaccatccactacACAAACGTCATTCACCTCACCATCTACTACACAAACACCATctacctcaccatccaccacacaaacGCCATCCACGACACTATATCGGCCCACTATAACAACTAA